From the Bacillus sp. SM2101 genome, one window contains:
- a CDS encoding ATP-binding cassette domain-containing protein: MNLKEEKLLEIQGLKQHFKVSKENTVKAVDGISFDIYKGETFGLVGESGCGKSTTGRTIIRLYNATDGKVFYNGENVHGKKSKKELKSFNRKMQMIFQDPYASLNPRMKVSDIIAEGIDIHGLASSKQDRMNRVHELLEIVGLNREHASRFPHEFSGGQRQRIGIARALAVDPEFIIADEPISALDVSIQAQVVNLMKKLQKEKGLTYLFIAHDLSMVKYISDRIGVMYRGKIVELAMSDELYSDPIHPYTRSLLSAIPLPDPDHERSRKRIIYDPLQHNYDKETPTMREIKQGHYVYCSESEYKLYKDRS; this comes from the coding sequence ATGAACTTAAAAGAAGAAAAACTGTTGGAGATACAAGGCCTTAAACAACATTTTAAAGTTAGCAAAGAAAATACAGTAAAAGCTGTTGATGGTATTTCCTTTGATATATATAAAGGTGAAACGTTTGGCTTAGTTGGAGAATCTGGTTGTGGGAAATCTACAACAGGGCGGACAATTATTCGCTTATACAACGCAACAGATGGTAAGGTATTTTATAATGGTGAGAACGTCCACGGGAAGAAGTCAAAAAAGGAATTAAAATCTTTTAATAGAAAAATGCAGATGATCTTTCAGGATCCATATGCGTCACTAAATCCACGCATGAAAGTATCTGATATTATAGCAGAAGGAATTGATATTCATGGTCTCGCTTCTTCTAAACAAGATCGGATGAATAGAGTCCATGAGTTATTAGAAATCGTTGGACTTAATCGTGAGCATGCGAGTCGTTTCCCCCATGAATTCAGTGGTGGACAAAGACAACGTATAGGGATTGCAAGGGCACTAGCAGTAGACCCAGAATTTATCATTGCAGATGAGCCTATTTCAGCGTTGGATGTGTCTATTCAAGCCCAAGTCGTGAACTTGATGAAAAAACTTCAGAAAGAAAAAGGACTTACATATTTATTTATTGCGCATGACTTATCTATGGTCAAGTACATTAGCGATCGAATCGGCGTAATGTATCGTGGGAAAATTGTAGAGTTAGCAATGAGTGATGAACTGTATAGCGATCCAATTCACCCTTATACTAGATCACTATTATCGGCAATTCCATTACCAGATCCAGATCATGAGCGCTCTCGTAAAAGAATAATTTATGATCCTCTCCAGCATAATTATGACAAAGAGACACCTACAATGAGGGAAATAAAACAAGGGCATTATGTTTACTGTTCGGAATCAGAGTATAAGCTGTATAAGGACAGATCGTAA
- a CDS encoding GNAT family N-acetyltransferase, producing MIIRPIEVNDAESFLELSKRIDESGFMLYEPGEKATTLEQQRKFIESIIAEKNSLFLVAEVEHKLVGFMSAFGGKVKRKKHSAYLVLGILDDFQGRGIASSLFNSVFDWAKDKGISRLELTVVKDNIKAFNLYRKMGFVIEGEKVNSLIINGQPMNEYYMYKLL from the coding sequence ATGATTATCAGACCAATTGAAGTAAACGACGCAGAAAGCTTTTTAGAACTAAGTAAACGAATTGATGAATCAGGATTTATGTTATATGAACCTGGGGAAAAGGCGACAACACTTGAACAACAAAGAAAGTTTATAGAAAGTATTATAGCTGAAAAGAACTCTTTATTCCTAGTAGCAGAAGTAGAGCATAAATTAGTTGGATTTATGAGTGCATTTGGAGGTAAAGTTAAACGAAAGAAACATTCCGCATATCTTGTTTTAGGTATACTTGATGATTTTCAAGGACGAGGCATAGCATCAAGTCTATTTAATAGTGTATTCGATTGGGCTAAAGATAAAGGAATATCTAGGCTGGAACTCACAGTAGTAAAAGACAATATAAAGGCATTTAACTTATATAGAAAAATGGGATTTGTTATTGAGGGTGAAAAAGTGAATTCATTAATCATAAATGGTCAACCTATGAACGAATATTATATGTACAAGTTACTATAA
- the purU gene encoding formyltetrahydrofolate deformylase — MNNSIQDMLNQYSEKQQNRGRLLISCADKQGIVAAVSKFLFNHGANIIESSQYSTNPEGGVFFIRIEFECPDLLHKGSVMKKQFQSIADQFSMEWQLTFVHELKKTAIFVSKELHCLQELLWEWQNRDLMTNIALVISNHEDAREIVESLDIPFYYIPASKDNRKEVESTQLQLLKEYEVDLIILARYMQILTSEFVESYPNQIINIHHSFLPAFVGARPYDRAYQRGVKLIGATSHYVTNDLDEGPIIEQDIMRVNHRDNVESLKKIGSSIERSVLALAVKWHLEDRVIVYKNKTIVF, encoded by the coding sequence ATGAACAATTCGATACAGGATATGCTCAATCAATATAGTGAAAAACAACAGAACCGTGGCAGACTTTTAATTAGTTGTGCAGACAAGCAAGGAATCGTGGCGGCAGTTTCAAAGTTTTTGTTTAACCATGGTGCAAACATTATTGAATCAAGTCAATACTCAACAAATCCAGAAGGTGGCGTCTTTTTTATTAGAATTGAATTTGAATGTCCAGACTTGCTGCATAAAGGGAGTGTTATGAAAAAGCAGTTCCAAAGCATTGCTGATCAATTTTCCATGGAGTGGCAACTTACATTCGTTCATGAATTAAAGAAAACAGCCATTTTCGTTTCTAAGGAGCTTCATTGTCTGCAGGAACTTTTATGGGAATGGCAAAATAGAGATTTGATGACGAATATTGCGTTAGTCATTAGTAATCATGAAGATGCAAGGGAAATAGTCGAATCTTTAGATATACCTTTCTATTATATCCCTGCAAGTAAAGACAATAGGAAAGAGGTAGAAAGTACTCAGCTTCAATTGTTAAAAGAGTATGAGGTAGATCTGATAATATTAGCTAGATATATGCAAATATTGACATCAGAATTTGTTGAATCATATCCTAATCAAATCATTAACATCCATCATTCGTTCTTACCAGCATTTGTCGGAGCAAGACCGTATGACAGAGCATACCAAAGAGGTGTAAAGCTCATTGGAGCTACATCCCACTATGTTACGAATGACCTTGATGAAGGACCGATCATCGAGCAAGATATTATGAGAGTAAACCACCGTGATAATGTTGAGTCCTTGAAGAAAATAGGCAGTTCTATTGAAAGAAGTGTTCTTGCTCTAGCAGTTAAATGGCACCTAGAAGATCGAGTGATTGTTTACAAAAACAAAACCATTGTATTTTAA
- a CDS encoding YjcZ family sporulation protein, with amino-acid sequence MHNYGGAQGYTGYNYGAVPDVRHSAYRYGYERGCTNSAPCYNQPVLVGDSVGTGFALILVLFILLVVILATVVKAI; translated from the coding sequence ATGCATAATTATGGGGGAGCTCAAGGATATACTGGATACAACTACGGGGCTGTACCTGATGTTAGACACTCTGCCTACAGATACGGCTACGAGAGAGGTTGTACAAATTCTGCACCCTGTTACAATCAACCTGTCCTTGTTGGTGACTCAGTGGGTACTGGGTTTGCGTTAATTCTTGTGTTATTTATACTACTGGTTGTCATACTTGCAACAGTAGTCAAAGCTATTTAA
- the pflB gene encoding formate C-acetyltransferase codes for MIKETAWENFNEGNWMHAIDVRDFIQNNVTPYTGNEDFLALPTAKTSSLWEEVLELTKKERKNGGVLDVDTKTVSTITSHRPGYINKDLESVVGLQTDAPLKRSIQPFGGIRMVKDACNAYGFTLEPEVEKIFTEYRKTHNQGVFDVYTPEMRKARKAGIITGLPDAYGRGRIIGDYRRVALYGVDRLMDEKRKAHAQLENNMMSDAVIRDREEISEQFRALQELKDMAASYGFDISKPAKNAREAIQWLYFAYLAAIKEQNGAAMSLGRVSTFLDIYFERELNNGTMTESEIQETVDHFVMKLRMVQFLRTPDYNELFSGDPTWVTESIGGMGLDGRPLVSKTSFRFLHTLDNLGPAPEPNLTVLWSTELPEHFKRYCSKMSIKTSSIQYENDDLMREEYGDDYGIACCVSAMKIGKQMQFFGARANLAKALLYAINGGIDEKLGVQVGPNFEPIKADILGYDEVFEKYDKMLDWLAKLYMNTLNVIHYMHDKYSYERIEMALHDEEILRTMACGIAGLSVVADSLSAIKYAKVRPIRNEYGIAVDFEIEGDYPQFGNDDDRVDSIATELVENFMNKLRQHPTYRNSLPTQSILTITSNVVYGKKTGTTPDGRKAGEPFAPGANPLHGRDKKGALASLNSVAKLPYDDCLDGISCTFSMVPKSLGKEADTRISNLVSILDGYMRQEGHHINVNVFEREQLLDAMEHPEKYPQLTIRVSGYAVNFIKLTREQQIDVINRTFHESM; via the coding sequence ATGATAAAAGAAACTGCATGGGAGAATTTTAACGAAGGAAATTGGATGCATGCCATTGATGTAAGAGACTTTATTCAAAATAATGTGACACCATATACAGGTAATGAAGATTTTCTTGCTCTACCAACAGCAAAAACATCTAGCTTATGGGAAGAAGTTTTAGAGTTAACGAAAAAAGAACGAAAAAATGGTGGTGTACTGGATGTTGATACTAAAACAGTATCTACCATTACTTCTCATAGGCCAGGATATATAAATAAAGATTTAGAAAGTGTTGTTGGTTTACAAACTGATGCACCGCTAAAGCGCTCTATACAACCATTCGGTGGTATTCGAATGGTGAAGGATGCATGTAACGCATATGGATTTACGCTTGAACCAGAAGTAGAGAAAATTTTTACTGAGTACCGCAAAACCCATAACCAAGGAGTATTTGATGTGTATACTCCTGAAATGAGAAAGGCTCGAAAAGCTGGGATCATTACTGGACTACCTGATGCATATGGGAGAGGGCGAATTATCGGTGACTACCGTCGAGTAGCTTTATACGGTGTAGATCGCTTAATGGATGAAAAAAGAAAAGCCCATGCCCAACTTGAAAATAATATGATGAGTGACGCAGTGATTCGTGATCGTGAAGAAATTTCTGAACAGTTTAGGGCATTACAAGAACTGAAGGATATGGCAGCTTCTTATGGATTTGACATTTCTAAGCCTGCCAAAAATGCACGCGAAGCAATTCAATGGTTGTATTTTGCCTATCTTGCTGCGATAAAAGAACAAAATGGTGCTGCTATGAGTCTAGGGCGCGTCTCAACATTTTTAGATATTTATTTTGAAAGAGAATTGAATAATGGAACGATGACTGAGTCAGAGATACAAGAGACAGTTGATCATTTTGTTATGAAGCTACGGATGGTTCAATTTTTACGTACGCCAGATTACAACGAATTATTTAGCGGTGATCCAACGTGGGTCACAGAATCAATTGGTGGCATGGGTTTAGATGGACGTCCCCTTGTGTCGAAAACATCATTTAGATTTTTGCATACGTTAGATAATTTAGGACCAGCTCCTGAGCCGAATTTAACAGTATTATGGTCCACAGAGCTACCGGAACATTTCAAGCGTTATTGCTCTAAAATGTCTATTAAAACAAGCTCCATTCAATACGAAAATGATGATCTAATGCGTGAAGAATATGGTGATGACTATGGGATTGCATGTTGTGTGTCTGCCATGAAAATCGGTAAGCAAATGCAATTTTTTGGGGCTCGTGCGAATTTAGCGAAAGCTTTATTATATGCAATCAATGGTGGGATTGATGAAAAGTTAGGTGTGCAAGTGGGACCTAACTTTGAACCGATCAAAGCAGATATTCTAGGTTATGACGAAGTGTTTGAAAAATATGATAAGATGCTAGATTGGCTTGCAAAATTATACATGAATACATTAAATGTAATTCACTATATGCATGATAAATATTCATACGAACGGATTGAAATGGCTCTACATGATGAAGAAATATTACGAACGATGGCATGTGGTATTGCTGGGTTGTCTGTTGTAGCAGATTCATTAAGTGCCATTAAGTATGCAAAAGTGCGTCCAATTAGAAATGAATATGGAATCGCTGTAGATTTTGAAATCGAAGGTGACTACCCTCAGTTCGGAAACGATGATGATCGAGTTGATTCAATTGCAACAGAGTTAGTTGAGAATTTCATGAATAAGTTACGCCAGCACCCGACTTATCGAAATTCACTGCCTACTCAATCCATTTTAACGATCACATCAAATGTGGTGTATGGTAAAAAAACAGGTACAACTCCTGATGGTAGAAAAGCTGGTGAACCATTTGCACCAGGAGCAAACCCTTTACATGGACGTGATAAAAAAGGTGCATTAGCTTCGCTGAATTCAGTAGCTAAGCTTCCTTACGATGACTGTTTAGATGGAATCTCCTGTACTTTTTCAATGGTTCCAAAATCTCTCGGAAAAGAAGCTGACACGAGAATAAGTAACCTTGTTTCGATTTTAGATGGTTATATGAGACAAGAGGGACATCATATTAATGTAAATGTATTTGAAAGAGAGCAATTACTAGATGCAATGGAGCATCCAGAAAAATATCCACAATTAACGATTCGTGTCTCTGGCTATGCCGTAAACTTTATTAAATTAACTCGTGAGCAACAGATAGACGTAATTAATAGAACATTCCATGAAAGTATGTGA
- the pflA gene encoding pyruvate formate-lyase-activating protein, with protein MKGRIHSVETCGTVDGPGLRYIVFTQGCPLRCIYCHNPDTWKVAGGKEEDTNDLIEDIKKYMSYMSFSNGGVTVSGGEPLVQADFIIDLFKKCKALGIHTALDTAGSVIPANIDEILDLTDLVLLDIKHIDEQKHQDITGLSNKNTISFANRLNDKGIPIWVRHVLVPGYTDQEQDLDRLGQFIGTLSNVEKVEILPYHKMGEYKWKALCLDNELIDTNPPSAEEVDKAYKIVTSYSPTLMK; from the coding sequence ATGAAAGGACGAATTCACTCAGTTGAAACTTGTGGTACAGTAGATGGACCAGGATTGCGTTATATCGTATTCACACAAGGCTGTCCGTTACGTTGTATTTATTGCCACAACCCAGATACTTGGAAAGTAGCTGGAGGTAAAGAAGAAGATACGAATGACTTAATTGAAGATATAAAAAAATATATGTCCTATATGAGTTTTTCAAATGGTGGTGTTACTGTAAGTGGTGGAGAACCACTAGTTCAAGCTGATTTTATCATTGATTTATTTAAGAAATGTAAAGCACTGGGCATTCATACAGCATTAGATACAGCGGGATCTGTAATACCTGCAAATATAGACGAGATCTTAGATTTAACTGACCTTGTTCTTCTGGATATTAAACATATAGACGAACAAAAACATCAAGACATTACAGGTTTATCTAATAAAAATACGATTTCATTTGCAAACCGTTTAAATGATAAGGGAATTCCTATATGGGTTAGGCATGTGCTCGTTCCAGGGTATACAGATCAGGAACAAGATTTAGACCGACTTGGACAATTTATAGGTACGTTATCGAATGTTGAAAAGGTAGAAATACTACCTTATCATAAAATGGGTGAATATAAATGGAAAGCACTTTGTTTGGACAATGAATTAATTGATACAAATCCACCTTCAGCCGAAGAGGTTGACAAAGCATACAAAATAGTTACATCGTACTCACCTACACTTATGAAATGA
- a CDS encoding CoA-disulfide reductase, producing MKKKIVIVGGVAGGATAAARLRRLDENAEIIMFERGEYISFANCGLPYHISEVIPQRDSLLVQTVEGMSKKFNLDIRNFSEVVKINREEKTVTVQQVQTGKKYQETYDKLILSPGARPIVPSFEGLEQVRNMFTLRNVPDTDRIKAWVDQQQPKKAVIVGGGFIGLEMAESLHHRGIEVTVVELGKQVMAPLDPEMAAIVHEHLRDKNVNLILEDGVKAFKNNGKTIVLNSGKEIESDITILSIGVQAENELAIESGLEVGKRGGIVVNEHLQTTDKNIYAIGDAIEVKDYLLGTATMVPLAWPANRQGRLAADHIYGLNVAYKGTLGTAVAKVFDLTVAVTGNNAKTLKHLNITFEAVHVHPNSNASYYPGGSPVSLKMTFDPNSGKIFGVQGVGINGVEKRIDVIATAIKGGLYVHDLPDLELAYAPPYSSAKDPVNMLGYVATNVVDKELKVVHFDQIDKIINDGGYLIDVREPMELELGDIEGSANIPLGDLREQLAELPKDKPIYITCQVGLRGYLATRILQQHGFDAYNLSGGYKTYCYYERDKKGRSNNNVKNDKVCTDNDHILIKKKTIDQQ from the coding sequence ATGAAAAAGAAAATAGTGATAGTCGGTGGAGTTGCAGGTGGAGCAACAGCAGCAGCAAGGTTACGAAGATTAGATGAAAATGCAGAAATTATCATGTTTGAACGTGGAGAATATATATCTTTCGCAAACTGTGGTTTACCTTATCATATTAGTGAAGTGATTCCGCAGAGGGACAGTCTTCTCGTTCAAACTGTTGAGGGGATGAGTAAGAAGTTTAACCTAGATATTCGAAATTTTTCAGAAGTGGTAAAAATCAACCGTGAAGAAAAAACTGTAACGGTACAACAAGTACAAACTGGTAAAAAGTATCAAGAAACATATGACAAGCTGATCTTATCTCCAGGAGCAAGACCAATAGTTCCCTCATTTGAAGGTCTTGAACAAGTGAGGAACATGTTCACTTTACGAAATGTACCAGACACCGATCGCATAAAAGCGTGGGTAGATCAGCAACAACCAAAAAAAGCGGTTATCGTTGGTGGTGGGTTTATCGGGCTTGAGATGGCAGAAAGCCTTCATCATCGTGGCATTGAAGTGACAGTAGTTGAACTCGGTAAACAAGTGATGGCGCCACTTGATCCAGAGATGGCTGCGATTGTTCATGAACATTTACGTGACAAGAATGTAAATCTCATTTTGGAGGATGGAGTTAAAGCTTTCAAAAATAATGGTAAAACAATTGTGTTGAACAGTGGTAAAGAAATAGAAAGTGATATTACCATTTTATCAATTGGTGTTCAAGCAGAGAATGAACTTGCCATTGAATCTGGATTAGAAGTAGGAAAACGCGGTGGCATTGTAGTTAATGAGCACCTTCAAACAACTGATAAAAATATATATGCAATTGGTGATGCAATTGAAGTGAAGGATTATTTATTAGGCACAGCAACAATGGTTCCGCTAGCATGGCCTGCTAATCGTCAAGGCCGTTTAGCTGCTGATCATATTTATGGTTTAAATGTTGCTTACAAAGGCACTTTAGGAACTGCAGTTGCCAAAGTGTTTGACTTAACTGTAGCAGTAACGGGGAATAATGCAAAAACATTAAAACATTTGAACATTACTTTCGAAGCTGTGCACGTACATCCAAACTCTAATGCAAGTTATTATCCTGGAGGAAGTCCCGTTTCACTTAAAATGACTTTTGATCCTAACAGTGGAAAAATATTTGGGGTGCAAGGCGTGGGTATTAATGGAGTTGAGAAAAGAATTGACGTAATTGCTACAGCCATTAAAGGTGGATTGTATGTTCATGATTTACCAGATTTAGAGCTAGCTTATGCACCTCCGTACTCTTCAGCCAAGGATCCAGTCAATATGTTAGGATATGTAGCAACTAATGTAGTAGATAAAGAGTTGAAAGTTGTTCATTTTGACCAAATAGATAAAATTATTAATGACGGAGGGTATTTAATTGACGTTCGTGAACCGATGGAATTGGAGCTTGGAGATATTGAAGGCTCCGCGAATATTCCACTGGGGGACTTGCGAGAACAATTAGCAGAATTACCGAAAGATAAACCAATTTATATCACATGTCAAGTAGGGTTACGTGGTTATTTAGCGACTCGTATTCTACAGCAACATGGATTCGATGCATACAATTTAAGTGGTGGCTATAAAACATACTGTTATTACGAAAGAGATAAAAAAGGACGCAGTAATAACAATGTGAAAAATGACAAAGTATGTACCGACAACGATCATATTTTGATAAAAAAAAAGACGATAGACCAACAATAG
- a CDS encoding DsrE/DsrF/DrsH-like family protein, translating into MYRQRSYFDKKKDDRPTIELNCIGLQCPGPITEVFKRMDMMNPGEILEIKVKDPGFSRDIEEWCDKTGNTFLSKLQNDTEYSVFIQKGKGHTDMSSTPQLPIHSEEKGVTLIVFDQDYDKAIASFIIATGAVAMGKKVTMFFTFWGLNILRKTISQKKDKDFMSKMFGAMMPAGPNKLPLSNMNMGGLGVKLIQRVMENKNIDNLGTLMHTAMELGVDMIVCSMSMDVMGIHQEELIDGIQIGGVATYLGKAEESNINLFI; encoded by the coding sequence ATGTACCGACAACGATCATATTTTGATAAAAAAAAAGACGATAGACCAACAATAGAGCTTAATTGTATAGGTTTACAATGCCCGGGCCCAATTACTGAAGTATTTAAACGAATGGATATGATGAATCCAGGTGAAATTTTAGAAATCAAAGTAAAAGATCCAGGCTTCTCTAGAGATATTGAGGAATGGTGTGACAAAACTGGTAACACCTTTTTATCCAAATTACAAAACGATACTGAATACTCCGTTTTCATCCAAAAAGGAAAAGGTCATACAGACATGAGTTCAACACCTCAGCTTCCTATTCATTCAGAAGAAAAAGGTGTAACTTTAATCGTCTTTGATCAAGACTATGACAAAGCGATTGCTTCATTTATCATTGCGACTGGAGCTGTTGCGATGGGGAAAAAAGTGACGATGTTCTTTACCTTTTGGGGGCTCAATATCTTAAGAAAAACGATATCACAGAAAAAAGATAAAGATTTTATGAGTAAAATGTTTGGAGCGATGATGCCTGCGGGACCAAATAAATTACCCCTATCAAATATGAATATGGGTGGCCTAGGTGTAAAACTGATACAAAGGGTCATGGAAAATAAAAATATTGATAATTTAGGAACGCTTATGCATACAGCGATGGAGTTAGGAGTTGACATGATTGTATGTTCTATGAGTATGGATGTTATGGGTATTCATCAAGAAGAACTTATTGACGGTATTCAAATCGGTGGCGTTGCAACATATTTAGGTAAAGCTGAAGAATCAAATATAAATTTATTTATATAA